The following proteins come from a genomic window of Paenibacillus swuensis:
- the zapA gene encoding cell division protein ZapA: MKPEERASVTVDIYGTQYKLKGISSSGYMKLVAAHVDDHMHKIAKGFPRLDTPKIAVLAAVNMADEYIKIKEENQKMIQLLEQEAALHEDYGRLQEDHGKLAAEFEEMTAEAVAERERLEAGLAAERERWQAELATERGQLKAKLEEQQAQAKSKLDELQAKTKATQEEQQVQLKARLDEQQTQLKAKFEEERRQAEAKLQRQQALMNMKQEEYQAQLKMKQEEHEAQQKAKLDEQEVQLKAKLEEQQADLNAKQDAERAQWKAEAQKEQQRLQAELQAERSKMQAEREKLSSELKQALAAKTDQASGREMLARELEKLRKSQADLLAERDRLKTSETGWQEEQRKRQSEQDRLAAELRKQQAEQERLSAELAREREAQAARTAELEELRGEQERLAAVLSAKSAELEAAQSASGQERGQLEAASAALEGELKKQSQLLEQQREQFAALEAEHGKLLAARGAADSELAREREAQEQLQSELAREREAQEQLRSELAREREAQEQLRSELAREREAQEQLHSEAGQLSEAHERLGREQAQLEARLEQLQAARDAAIAERDKLRGEHADATGLQELQERENAELEARFAKLQAMLDASVAERDKLRSEQAEAGRLQERGQLAYAELEEQYLQQQVAFESLASEVNALRGQYEALERHNQASHAEHNRVEAERVKHQEALALLEAEHLKQMTAYLELESELSQLREARLQASAAFEHIEHERDLLLTEKNRISSDLEDLLNRQNDWEHALREMERQKAEYAAALENALQEPHQLSFENEEKDSALQSSLDKLQAEFSDLNGEHAKLQEEYAKLRTEYNEWIQLVEIMESGN; encoded by the coding sequence ATGAAACCAGAAGAACGGGCAAGTGTGACGGTAGACATATACGGGACCCAGTACAAGCTGAAAGGTATTTCCAGCTCAGGTTATATGAAACTGGTGGCGGCACACGTCGACGACCATATGCACAAAATCGCCAAGGGTTTTCCGAGGCTGGATACCCCGAAGATCGCGGTGTTGGCCGCGGTCAACATGGCGGATGAATATATAAAGATCAAGGAAGAGAATCAGAAGATGATTCAGCTTCTGGAGCAGGAAGCGGCGTTGCATGAAGATTACGGCCGACTTCAGGAGGATCACGGGAAGCTCGCGGCCGAGTTCGAAGAAATGACGGCTGAAGCCGTCGCGGAGCGGGAGCGTTTGGAAGCCGGGCTTGCCGCTGAGCGGGAACGTTGGCAAGCCGAGCTTGCAACCGAGCGGGGACAGTTGAAGGCAAAGCTGGAAGAGCAGCAGGCTCAGGCGAAGTCGAAGTTGGACGAATTGCAGGCTAAGACTAAGGCAACGCAAGAAGAGCAACAGGTTCAGTTGAAAGCTAGACTGGACGAGCAGCAAACTCAACTGAAGGCGAAATTCGAAGAAGAACGGCGTCAGGCCGAAGCGAAGCTACAGAGGCAGCAGGCGCTCATGAACATGAAGCAGGAAGAGTATCAGGCTCAACTGAAGATGAAGCAAGAGGAGCATGAGGCTCAGCAGAAGGCGAAGTTGGACGAGCAAGAGGTTCAACTGAAGGCGAAGCTGGAAGAGCAGCAAGCAGATCTGAATGCGAAGCAGGATGCCGAACGGGCGCAGTGGAAGGCTGAAGCTCAGAAGGAGCAGCAGCGCCTACAAGCGGAACTTCAGGCGGAGCGCTCCAAGATGCAAGCGGAACGCGAGAAGCTGTCGAGCGAGTTGAAGCAGGCATTAGCGGCGAAGACCGATCAGGCATCCGGACGCGAAATGCTGGCCCGCGAACTGGAAAAGCTGCGTAAATCGCAAGCGGATCTATTGGCTGAGCGCGACAGGTTGAAGACGTCGGAAACCGGCTGGCAAGAAGAGCAGCGCAAGCGGCAGAGCGAGCAAGACCGCTTGGCGGCGGAGCTGCGGAAGCAGCAAGCGGAGCAAGAGCGGCTCAGCGCGGAATTGGCGCGCGAGCGCGAGGCGCAAGCGGCACGGACAGCTGAGCTAGAGGAGCTGCGCGGCGAGCAGGAGCGGTTGGCGGCGGTGCTTTCGGCGAAGAGCGCCGAGCTGGAAGCGGCTCAGTCCGCGTCCGGACAGGAGCGCGGTCAGCTGGAAGCAGCGTCCGCGGCGCTGGAAGGCGAGCTCAAGAAGCAGAGCCAGCTGCTGGAGCAGCAGCGCGAGCAGTTCGCGGCGCTGGAAGCGGAGCACGGGAAGCTGCTCGCGGCGCGCGGCGCTGCCGACAGCGAGCTGGCGCGCGAGCGCGAAGCGCAGGAGCAGCTGCAGAGCGAGCTGGCGCGTGAGCGCGAAGCGCAAGAGCAGCTGCGGAGCGAGCTGGCGCGCGAGCGCGAAGCGCAAGAGCAGCTGCGGAGCGAGCTGGCGCGCGAGCGCGAAGCACAGGAGCAGCTGCATAGCGAAGCTGGCCAGCTGAGCGAGGCGCACGAGCGCTTGGGCCGCGAGCAAGCGCAGCTGGAGGCGCGCCTGGAGCAGCTGCAAGCGGCCCGCGACGCGGCAATCGCCGAGCGCGACAAGCTGCGCGGCGAGCATGCGGACGCGACCGGCTTGCAAGAGCTTCAAGAGCGTGAGAACGCGGAGCTGGAAGCGCGTTTTGCCAAGCTGCAGGCAATGCTGGACGCTTCTGTAGCCGAGCGGGACAAGCTGCGGTCCGAGCAAGCCGAAGCTGGCCGTCTGCAAGAACGCGGACAGCTTGCATACGCGGAGCTGGAAGAGCAGTACTTGCAACAACAAGTGGCGTTCGAAAGCCTGGCTTCGGAAGTGAACGCGTTGCGCGGACAATACGAAGCGCTTGAGCGGCATAACCAAGCAAGCCATGCCGAACACAACCGCGTGGAAGCGGAGCGCGTGAAGCATCAAGAGGCATTAGCTCTACTTGAAGCAGAGCACCTCAAGCAGATGACAGCGTACCTTGAGCTGGAAAGCGAGCTGTCACAATTGCGTGAAGCCCGTTTGCAGGCAAGCGCCGCGTTTGAACATATCGAGCATGAACGCGACCTGCTGCTTACGGAGAAGAACAGAATCAGCAGTGATCTCGAAGACCTGTTGAACCGTCAGAATGACTGGGAGCATGCTTTACGCGAGATGGAACGGCAGAAAGCCGAGTATGCCGCCGCCCTGGAGAACGCGCTTCAAGAGCCTCATCAACTCAGCTTTGAGAATGAGGAGAAGGATTCGGCTCTGCAATCATCCCTGGATAAATTACAGGCTGAATTTTCGGATTTGAACGGCGAACACGCCAAGCTGCAAGAAGAGTATGCGAAGCTCAGAACCGAATACAATGAATGGATTCAATTGGTCGAAATTATGGAGAGCGGCAATTAG
- the pheT gene encoding phenylalanine--tRNA ligase subunit beta gives MKVSYQWLSQYVDVSEFTASELAEKLTRNGIEVDFVEKRNKGVTGVVTGYVKTRDKHPDADKLSVVTVDVGGAEDLQIVCGAKNIDAGQKVPVAVVGAVLPDDFKIKKAKLRGVESQGMICSAKELGLNDKLLPKEIQEGILVLPENTPVGEDILKVLGINDEVMELDLTPNRSDALSMIGTAYEIAAIIGREIKLPQEEQGMLHSGVKAEERISVEITATEQCTHYAARLIENIQVGPSPLWMQNRLMAAGVRPINNVVDVTNYVMLEYGQPLHAFDADTLNNGHIDVRLANAGEKLTTLDGTERTLEPHMLLITDGVKPVALAGVMGGLETEVTAGTTRILLESAKFAGNSVRKTSRQLGLRSEASLRFEKEVNPEAVIPALNRAASLLAAHASGVVAEGIVEKKTAESQPVTLTIGLDRLNAYLGTELSSLEVKAILTRLHFTYEENNHEYTVHVPSRRGDITREVDLIEEFARLHGYTNIPTTLMNGVTTPGSLTHAQKVRRALREGLTGSGLHEVMTYSFGHPSAGERFPGLYGASRNITLAMPMNEERSTLRTSLMPHLLDVATYNRNRKTDDVAIFEIGNVYVTEEERLTRHPQEKPMLAMLWTGKRRASQWNSKAEAVDFYDLKGVFEKACESLGVEGLTFAAAQPAGFHPGRTAEIHVEGVNGDTLLGYIGQLHPELQKEQDLADTYVLEIGLESLYEASKGKIEYKGLPRYPSMGRDIAVVVNTEVQVGNLLTKVRDTAGELLESVQVFDIFTGERLGEGKKSVALALVYRHAERTLTDDEVSELHAKVVASLEQEFGAELRK, from the coding sequence ATGAAAGTATCGTATCAATGGCTGTCCCAATATGTGGATGTGAGCGAGTTCACCGCGTCGGAATTAGCCGAGAAACTGACCCGCAACGGGATTGAAGTGGATTTTGTCGAGAAACGCAATAAAGGTGTGACCGGCGTAGTGACGGGGTATGTGAAAACACGCGACAAGCATCCCGATGCGGATAAGCTGAGCGTAGTTACCGTGGATGTGGGCGGAGCGGAAGATTTGCAGATCGTGTGCGGGGCGAAGAATATCGATGCCGGTCAAAAAGTGCCCGTAGCCGTAGTAGGCGCGGTACTACCTGATGATTTCAAAATCAAAAAAGCGAAGCTTCGCGGTGTGGAATCCCAAGGGATGATCTGTTCGGCGAAGGAGCTGGGTCTGAACGACAAGCTTCTGCCTAAGGAAATTCAGGAAGGCATCTTGGTGCTGCCGGAAAATACGCCTGTCGGCGAAGATATTTTGAAAGTGCTGGGCATTAACGATGAAGTGATGGAGCTGGATTTGACGCCAAACCGTTCAGATGCGCTAAGCATGATCGGCACAGCTTATGAAATTGCGGCGATTATTGGCCGGGAAATAAAGTTGCCTCAAGAGGAACAGGGTATGCTGCATTCCGGCGTGAAAGCGGAGGAGCGAATCTCTGTTGAAATCACTGCGACAGAGCAATGTACGCATTACGCGGCTCGTCTGATTGAGAACATTCAGGTGGGACCTTCCCCGCTGTGGATGCAAAATCGTTTGATGGCCGCAGGCGTACGACCTATCAATAATGTGGTTGATGTTACGAACTATGTAATGTTAGAGTACGGGCAGCCTCTTCACGCATTCGACGCGGACACTTTGAATAACGGACATATTGATGTGAGATTGGCCAATGCCGGTGAGAAGCTTACGACGTTGGACGGAACAGAGCGGACGTTGGAGCCGCATATGCTGCTCATCACAGACGGTGTGAAGCCTGTTGCTTTGGCGGGCGTTATGGGCGGACTGGAAACGGAAGTGACAGCCGGAACTACCCGTATTCTGTTAGAATCCGCGAAATTCGCGGGCAACTCGGTTCGGAAAACGTCCCGTCAACTGGGATTGCGTTCGGAAGCAAGCTTGCGATTCGAGAAAGAAGTGAACCCTGAAGCGGTAATCCCGGCACTGAATCGCGCGGCCTCCTTATTGGCGGCTCATGCGTCCGGTGTTGTTGCGGAAGGCATCGTGGAGAAGAAGACAGCGGAAAGTCAGCCTGTCACCCTGACCATAGGACTCGACCGACTTAACGCGTACTTGGGTACGGAGCTGTCCTCTTTGGAAGTAAAAGCGATTCTTACACGTCTTCACTTCACATATGAAGAAAACAATCATGAATATACAGTACATGTACCGAGCCGCCGAGGGGATATCACCCGTGAAGTGGATCTCATTGAAGAGTTTGCCCGCCTGCACGGGTATACGAATATACCTACCACATTAATGAACGGTGTGACGACACCGGGTTCCCTTACTCACGCCCAGAAGGTTCGCAGAGCGTTACGTGAAGGCTTGACAGGCTCCGGTCTGCATGAAGTGATGACCTACTCGTTCGGACACCCGTCCGCAGGCGAGCGTTTCCCTGGTCTGTACGGCGCTTCCCGCAACATCACATTGGCTATGCCGATGAACGAAGAGCGCAGCACGCTGCGCACGAGTCTCATGCCTCATTTGCTGGATGTGGCTACCTATAACCGGAACCGGAAGACGGATGATGTCGCTATTTTTGAAATTGGCAATGTCTATGTCACCGAAGAAGAGCGCCTGACACGGCACCCGCAAGAAAAGCCGATGCTGGCTATGCTATGGACCGGTAAACGCCGCGCTTCGCAATGGAACAGCAAAGCGGAAGCTGTGGATTTCTACGATCTGAAGGGTGTATTCGAGAAAGCTTGCGAATCTCTGGGCGTTGAAGGCCTTACGTTTGCCGCAGCTCAACCCGCGGGCTTCCACCCGGGCCGTACGGCGGAAATTCACGTGGAGGGTGTTAACGGAGATACCCTGCTGGGGTATATTGGCCAACTGCATCCCGAATTGCAGAAGGAACAGGATTTGGCAGACACCTATGTGCTTGAGATTGGTTTGGAGTCCTTATACGAAGCTTCGAAAGGGAAGATTGAGTACAAAGGCTTGCCGCGCTATCCTTCCATGGGGCGGGACATCGCGGTGGTAGTGAACACGGAAGTACAAGTAGGAAACCTGTTAACCAAGGTACGCGATACCGCAGGAGAACTGTTGGAGTCTGTTCAGGTGTTCGACATCTTCACCGGCGAGCGTCTGGGGGAAGGCAAGAAGAGTGTTGCGCTTGCACTCGTTTACCGTCACGCGGAACGTACGTTGACAGATGACGAAGTCAGCGAGCTGCACGCTAAGGTTGTTGCTTCCTTGGAACAAGAATTCGGCGCTGAATTGCGGAAGTAG
- a CDS encoding helix-turn-helix transcriptional regulator, producing the protein MNHDVRLKALSAFLKKQRSKISPESVGLPAGSRRRTPGLRREEVSQLAGVSTTWYTWLEQGRNIQVSHSVLDHIASALRLTSDERKYLFSLALEYHSEIHILDETPLQIHPSLQKILRELRNCPTIISDRHCHIVGWNDAARYVFMDFEQIPAEQRNMISLLFERKEFRRLAVNWEDFVSGFLAIFRAYYGQYVDDEWYNLFLDDMMERYADFHTLWKQSSVSSAPDVLIEFRHSRAGKMLFDLTSLQVQGNADLRCSIYTPATDTATERKLIRLMEPKAEHNVDKR; encoded by the coding sequence TTGAACCACGATGTCAGGTTAAAGGCCTTGTCCGCTTTTCTAAAAAAACAACGTTCCAAAATTTCTCCGGAATCCGTTGGATTACCAGCGGGCTCCCGTCGAAGAACACCTGGTTTAAGAAGAGAAGAAGTATCCCAATTGGCAGGGGTAAGCACAACATGGTACACCTGGCTTGAACAAGGCCGGAACATTCAGGTATCTCATTCCGTACTGGACCATATTGCTTCAGCTCTCAGGCTCACTTCGGATGAACGTAAGTATCTGTTTTCCCTTGCTTTGGAATATCATTCGGAAATTCACATTCTGGATGAAACACCACTTCAGATTCATCCTTCGCTGCAGAAAATATTGCGGGAACTTCGTAATTGTCCCACAATCATCTCCGACCGACACTGCCACATTGTTGGCTGGAATGATGCTGCCCGGTATGTGTTTATGGACTTTGAACAGATTCCTGCTGAACAGCGAAACATGATCAGCTTGTTGTTTGAACGAAAAGAATTTCGGAGACTGGCCGTCAATTGGGAGGATTTTGTCAGTGGATTCCTGGCTATTTTTCGAGCTTATTATGGTCAATATGTCGATGATGAATGGTATAACTTGTTTTTGGATGACATGATGGAGAGATATGCTGATTTTCATACCCTTTGGAAACAAAGCAGTGTCAGCAGCGCTCCGGACGTATTGATTGAATTCAGACATTCCAGAGCCGGCAAAATGCTGTTCGATCTAACTTCACTCCAGGTTCAGGGAAATGCGGATTTGCGATGCAGTATCTATACACCTGCAACAGACACCGCTACCGAGCGGAAACTGATTCGTCTCATGGAGCCGAAGGCAGAGCACAACGTTGATAAAAGATAG
- a CDS encoding CsbD family protein: MDNNVFKGKWNQLKGEAKKQWGKLTDDDMDVIGGEKDKLVGKLQERYGHSKDAAEREYDNWSQNYRDPVNK, encoded by the coding sequence ATGGATAACAACGTATTCAAAGGGAAATGGAATCAGCTTAAAGGTGAAGCCAAGAAGCAATGGGGTAAGCTGACCGATGATGATATGGATGTCATCGGAGGCGAGAAGGACAAACTCGTCGGCAAACTCCAAGAACGTTACGGGCATTCCAAGGATGCAGCGGAACGCGAATATGACAACTGGTCCCAAAATTACCGCGATCCGGTAAATAAATAA
- the pheS gene encoding phenylalanine--tRNA ligase subunit alpha: protein MKERLEGLKLEALQELKQVASQGELNDLRIKYLGKKGALTEILRGMGGLSAEERPIIGQVANDVRAAIEEVIAEKQDAYERAETEGRLRAETIDVTLPGRPFQQGSIHPLNKVIQDIEDIFIGMGYTVAEGPEVESDYYNFEALNLPKDHPARDMQDSFYITEEFLMRTQTSPVQIRTMEARKGEAPVKIICPGRVYRRDDDDATHSFQFHQIEGLVVDRNIRMSDLNGTLKQFVQEMFGKQTQIRLRPSFFPFTEPSAEVDVTCVQCGGNGCRVCKQTGWLEILGAGMVHPNVLIAGGFDPEEYSGFAFGMGVERIAMLKYGVDDIRHFYTNDLRFLKQFSSK, encoded by the coding sequence ATGAAAGAACGGTTGGAAGGACTGAAACTGGAAGCGCTGCAGGAATTGAAACAAGTAGCGAGCCAGGGCGAATTGAACGATCTGCGGATCAAGTATTTGGGCAAAAAAGGCGCGCTCACCGAAATTCTGCGAGGCATGGGCGGATTAAGCGCGGAAGAAAGACCGATCATCGGGCAGGTGGCGAATGATGTTCGCGCAGCGATTGAAGAAGTGATCGCAGAGAAGCAGGATGCGTATGAGCGTGCGGAAACGGAAGGCAGACTGCGTGCGGAAACGATCGATGTCACACTGCCGGGACGTCCTTTCCAGCAAGGCTCCATTCATCCTTTGAACAAAGTCATCCAGGATATTGAAGATATTTTCATCGGGATGGGCTACACAGTCGCGGAAGGTCCTGAAGTGGAATCGGATTACTACAATTTCGAAGCGCTGAATTTGCCTAAAGACCATCCGGCACGCGATATGCAGGATTCTTTCTATATTACGGAAGAGTTCCTGATGCGCACGCAGACGTCTCCTGTGCAGATTCGTACGATGGAAGCCCGCAAAGGCGAGGCGCCGGTCAAAATCATTTGCCCCGGACGCGTATACCGCCGGGATGACGACGATGCGACTCACAGCTTCCAGTTTCATCAAATCGAGGGTTTGGTTGTGGACCGTAACATTCGCATGAGTGACTTGAACGGTACTTTGAAGCAGTTTGTGCAAGAGATGTTCGGTAAGCAAACACAAATTCGTCTTCGTCCGAGCTTCTTTCCGTTCACGGAGCCCAGCGCTGAAGTGGATGTAACTTGTGTACAGTGCGGAGGCAACGGCTGCCGGGTGTGTAAACAAACCGGATGGCTTGAAATTCTCGGCGCCGGTATGGTGCATCCGAATGTGTTGATAGCGGGCGGTTTTGACCCTGAAGAATATAGCGGTTTCGCGTTCGGTATGGGTGTGGAGCGGATTGCCATGCTGAAATACGGTGTGGATGATATTCGCCATTTCTACACGAATGATCTGCGGTTTCTGAAACAATTCTCCTCTAAATAA
- the fabF gene encoding beta-ketoacyl-ACP synthase II, with translation MERVVITGMGIISPLGNNVHTFWNGLVEGKSGISPIESFDTTSYKTKIAGSVRDFDGDERFGRKEARRMDRFVQFAVAAADQALSDSGLVMDYMNRERVGVYIGSGIGGIQTLMEQGKLLSERGPSRVSPTLVPMMISNMAAAMVSMRFGCWGPTLSPITACSIGNTAIGEAFRLIRYGGADVIFAGGTEAAVTEMSLASFSNATALSERNEAYGGASRPFDARRDGFVMAEGAGVLVVESLSHALKRDANILAEVVGYGASSDAYHMVATHPEGRGAYLAMKAALADAQLQPHEIDVINAHATSTEAGDLSETRAIKQLFGAQAYHIPVTANKSMTGHMLGAAGGAEAISLIQSIRNGIIPPTLNQEHSDPDCDLDNVPNVAREVELQCGMSNSFGFGGHNAVIILRKYSSQT, from the coding sequence ATGGAGCGTGTTGTGATTACTGGAATGGGGATTATCTCTCCTTTGGGGAACAATGTGCATACATTTTGGAATGGTTTGGTGGAAGGGAAATCGGGGATTTCGCCCATTGAATCATTCGATACAACGTCCTATAAGACGAAAATCGCGGGTTCTGTCCGTGATTTTGATGGAGACGAACGGTTTGGACGTAAGGAAGCACGGCGAATGGACCGATTCGTGCAATTTGCTGTTGCAGCGGCAGATCAGGCTCTATCTGACTCCGGTCTCGTAATGGATTATATGAATAGGGAGCGGGTCGGCGTGTATATCGGTTCCGGCATTGGCGGTATTCAGACCCTGATGGAACAAGGCAAACTCCTGTCTGAACGCGGACCTTCAAGAGTCAGTCCGACATTGGTGCCCATGATGATATCCAATATGGCAGCGGCTATGGTTAGTATGAGGTTTGGCTGTTGGGGACCTACTCTCTCGCCCATTACAGCCTGCTCGATCGGCAACACAGCGATTGGTGAGGCTTTCAGGCTTATCCGGTATGGAGGAGCAGATGTGATATTTGCTGGAGGGACGGAGGCGGCTGTCACCGAAATGTCACTGGCAAGCTTCAGTAACGCGACGGCGCTATCTGAACGAAACGAAGCCTACGGAGGGGCAAGTCGACCCTTTGATGCACGCAGAGATGGTTTTGTCATGGCCGAGGGGGCAGGGGTCTTGGTTGTGGAGTCCTTGTCCCACGCCCTTAAGAGAGATGCAAACATCCTTGCAGAGGTCGTTGGGTACGGCGCCAGTTCAGACGCGTATCATATGGTGGCCACCCATCCGGAAGGACGAGGGGCATACTTGGCCATGAAAGCCGCTCTGGCGGATGCGCAGCTTCAACCTCATGAGATTGATGTTATTAATGCTCATGCTACAAGTACGGAAGCAGGTGATCTTTCCGAAACCAGAGCAATCAAGCAACTGTTTGGCGCACAAGCCTATCATATTCCGGTAACGGCAAACAAATCGATGACCGGACATATGTTGGGCGCTGCAGGGGGAGCGGAAGCTATATCGCTCATTCAAAGTATACGGAACGGCATCATTCCGCCAACATTGAATCAAGAGCATAGCGACCCGGATTGTGATCTAGATAATGTGCCCAATGTTGCGCGAGAAGTTGAGTTGCAGTGTGGCATGTCCAATTCATTCGGTTTCGGTGGTCATAATGCGGTTATTATTTTGAGGAAATATTCATCGCAGACATAA
- a CDS encoding CvpA family protein, translating to MNTLDYILISIGLIGSFIGYRRGLLIQLVSILGFFAAYVAAFVFYDDVSPWLQNVFPVEALPSYQNMEFALKGLKLERYLYNTVAFALLFFTVKIALTFAGRTLNLITKVPGLNAVNQWSGAMLAILEVILLAIIAVNVMKMLPSESVNRLLEQSRTAQWLFDTTPILADKLRQLWITV from the coding sequence ATGAATACACTGGACTATATACTCATCAGCATCGGCCTCATCGGAAGCTTTATCGGTTACCGGAGAGGCCTTCTCATCCAACTTGTTTCCATCCTTGGATTTTTTGCGGCCTACGTGGCCGCATTTGTTTTCTACGATGATGTATCGCCATGGCTGCAAAACGTGTTTCCGGTGGAAGCCTTGCCTTCCTATCAGAATATGGAGTTCGCTTTGAAAGGCTTAAAGTTGGAAAGGTACCTGTACAATACGGTCGCCTTTGCTTTGCTCTTCTTTACGGTCAAAATAGCGCTAACCTTCGCAGGCCGCACCCTTAACCTGATCACAAAGGTGCCTGGTTTGAACGCGGTGAATCAATGGAGCGGAGCAATGCTGGCAATTCTGGAGGTCATTCTTCTTGCGATCATCGCGGTGAACGTCATGAAGATGTTGCCTTCGGAAAGCGTGAACCGATTGTTGGAACAATCCCGAACGGCGCAATGGCTATTCGACACTACACCGATTTTGGCGGACAAGCTCAGACAACTCTGGATCACCGTTTAA
- a CDS encoding hydroxysqualene dehydroxylase, which yields MSKQVIVVGSGLAGLTCAMDLLDEGFEVTVLEAGAIPGGRTSNWDENGMEVESGFHKYIGFYSELPKLLERAGINLGEMLTWETTLEIRLPDQEEEEGAVFGLAPGRSPFKAIAGVLGNNDFLSPSDKMSLIPFMSAGLKDYTDNPEELDRYTVAEYAQKHGVNPEAIRHILEPLTAGVLFLPPERYSALVFFGIFAPGVPGFYKMKIGAFNGGMYDVMIHPIIHAITARGGKLRTLSRVSELISDGNQVIGVRIGEEELLADHVVVATNMHGAKLLLAQQFSGHNWFEDFLEMPMMSDITVQVETSKRLMELDRTTFAPGTCIGSFTEQSQTTFKHVPGRLSFILTPPERFIDLSDEEVFSIFLQDAKRIGLNIEDVLLDYRVIRMKDHFHTVEPGHAWRRPAQKTPIPGLTLAGDYTYQAMFTTMEGAVISGHWAAEAITGKGKERKPRAENPNPDALTDHVVRAPDMLGRAAAESAPLDTPERFIGRKDG from the coding sequence ATGAGCAAACAGGTAATTGTAGTCGGGTCCGGTCTGGCGGGTCTGACATGCGCAATGGATTTATTGGATGAGGGGTTTGAAGTGACGGTGTTGGAGGCCGGCGCGATCCCCGGAGGCAGAACATCGAATTGGGACGAGAACGGGATGGAAGTGGAATCCGGTTTTCATAAATATATAGGCTTCTATTCGGAGCTCCCGAAGTTACTGGAGCGCGCAGGAATTAATCTGGGTGAGATGCTCACTTGGGAAACAACGTTGGAAATACGTTTACCCGATCAGGAAGAGGAGGAAGGCGCGGTATTCGGCCTGGCTCCTGGCAGATCTCCGTTTAAGGCGATTGCGGGGGTACTTGGGAACAATGATTTTCTCTCTCCTTCAGACAAAATGTCTCTGATCCCCTTCATGTCGGCGGGACTCAAAGATTATACGGACAACCCTGAGGAACTGGACCGGTATACGGTGGCAGAATATGCGCAGAAGCACGGTGTGAATCCCGAGGCGATTCGGCATATTCTCGAGCCGTTGACCGCCGGGGTCCTGTTTCTCCCGCCGGAGCGTTACTCGGCTCTGGTGTTCTTCGGCATCTTCGCCCCGGGGGTACCCGGATTCTACAAGATGAAGATCGGCGCTTTTAACGGCGGCATGTACGACGTCATGATCCATCCGATTATACATGCAATCACAGCTCGCGGCGGCAAGCTTAGGACGCTCAGTCGGGTGAGCGAGCTGATTTCAGATGGAAATCAGGTGATCGGCGTACGAATCGGCGAGGAGGAGCTCCTCGCGGACCATGTCGTTGTAGCCACTAATATGCATGGCGCCAAGCTGCTGCTTGCTCAGCAATTTTCAGGTCATAACTGGTTCGAAGATTTCCTTGAAATGCCGATGATGTCCGACATCACCGTACAGGTCGAAACCAGCAAAAGGCTGATGGAACTGGATCGGACGACCTTCGCTCCGGGTACCTGTATCGGCAGCTTCACGGAACAATCTCAAACTACGTTCAAACATGTGCCCGGACGACTGTCCTTCATTCTGACCCCGCCGGAACGATTCATCGATTTAAGCGATGAAGAAGTTTTCTCTATCTTCTTGCAGGATGCCAAGCGAATCGGTTTGAACATAGAGGATGTGTTACTTGATTATCGGGTGATCCGAATGAAGGATCATTTCCACACGGTTGAACCTGGACATGCTTGGAGGCGCCCGGCTCAGAAAACACCGATTCCGGGGCTTACTTTGGCCGGTGACTATACTTATCAGGCGATGTTCACAACGATGGAAGGGGCCGTCATTTCAGGGCATTGGGCCGCCGAGGCGATTACCGGGAAAGGGAAGGAACGCAAACCGAGAGCGGAGAATCCGAATCCCGATGCGCTGACAGATCATGTCGTTCGGGCACCTGATATGCTAGGCCGTGCTGCAGCTGAATCGGCCCCGCTGGATACGCCGGAACGTTTCATCGGTCGCAAAGATGGTTAA